In Malus sylvestris chromosome 16, drMalSylv7.2, whole genome shotgun sequence, the following are encoded in one genomic region:
- the LOC126606388 gene encoding protein SMAX1-LIKE 4-like — MRSGGSAVQQTLTAEAASVLKHSLSLARRRGHAQVTPLHVAATLLSSRTSLLRRACLKSQAHQTSHPLQCRALELCFNVALNRLPTTPGPLLHGQPSLSNALIAALKRAQAHQRRGCIEQQQQQQQPLLTIKVELEQLIISILDDPSVSRVMKEAGFSSTNVKNNLEDSSTSSVFQCYSSSSGVFSSPCSPSPPSEHHHQNNIIPVSFWQPHFLAYTGEQNPLLFSPQKAKPPLIISNPTAAAANDCSGSCSQEEDVKLVLEVLVRKKRRNTVIVGDSASMTEGLVSEVMGRIERGVGVPEELKSTQFIKFQFSPVSVRFMKREDVEANLSELKRKVDSSFLGERGAIIYTGDLKWVVSDEERDQNQNSGGYYSPVEHLVSEIARLVSSDNSITSSRGKMWVMGTASYQTHMRCQIRQPPLELQWCLQAVSVPSGGLGLSLHASSVQDSRLIFSQKPFEVLETKPIFNSKEQYHNNNKLTCCQECTSNYEKESQLLKSDEQKLPAWLQPHGTEVRQKDEVAQLRKKWNSLCCILHQGRHAAQNNLSSSNLYNNQSVIGNNSSYASAYPWWSTKNGFSPDPNSISFSHDPASELAHGSSLVPRFRRQQSCMIEFNFDNGVQKNQVMEPILDSLKNTEGKELKSTLALGNSVFSGSEKVERKCTERTMQRADMCKLLKENVPWQSESIPSIVEAIFNSKTARQETWLLVQGNDSIGKRRLAHAIAELVLGSADSLLHIDINKNENEMNPRVEVVARALKSNEKLVVLVEDVDLADTQFLKFLADGFKNRRFGEVSRSEGIQSQAIFILAKSDSTRYDAEKAKYPDSIIQMALKVDEKASTSPSFQGVNFDHKRKAEWELQIKTKSSRSGEKEDPSVVAVENVNNKEVFSRQSSFNTLDLNLKAGEDNEMEDKAGELSPNSSGLTRETNTNLETPHGFLESIENLFVFSRSPARDREATELFLSKIEGCFGEVYGKLNVVRFSVDKRVLEGVLIGSGYFPNSLFEKWLKDIFQTSLRAVKLSGKEGILVRLCLGDIEDGILEGFLGSCLPKKIHIS, encoded by the exons ATGCGCTCAGGAGGTAGTGCGGTTCAGCAGACCCTCACAGCGGAGGCTGCTTCGGTGTTGAAGCACTCTCTCAGCCTCGCAAGGCGGAGAGGCCATGCTCAGGTCACTCCTCTCCACGTGGCCGCCACTCTGCTCAGCTCAAGAACTAGCCTCTTGCGGCGGGCCTGTCTCAAATCTCAGGCGCACCAAACCTCTCATCCTCTCCAATGCCGAGCCCTCGAGCTCTGCTTCAATGTGGCTCTCAACCGTCTCCCAACAACTCCTGGCCCTCTCCTCCACGGCCAGCCCTCTCTCTCCAACGCCCTCATCGCCGCCCTCAAGAGAGCGCAAGCCCACCAGAGAAGAGGCTGCAtcgagcagcagcagcagcagcagcagccgcTCTTAACCATCAAAGTGGAGCTCGAGCAGCTCATCATCTCCATCCTCGACGACCCGAGTGTCAGCAGGGTCATGAAAGAGGCTGGTTTCTCCAGCACTAACGTCAAGAACAACCTGGAGGACTCCTCAACTTCCTCTGTTTTCCAGTGTTACAGCAGCTCCAGCGGCGTTTTCTCTTCCCCTTGCTCTCCTTCTCCTCCCTCAgaacaccaccaccaaaacaatATAATTCCTGTGAGTTTCTGGCAACCCCACTTCCTGGCTTACACTGGTGAGCAAAATCCACTTCTTTTTTCCCCTCAAAAGGCAAAACCTCCATTGATAATCAGTAACCCCACCGCCGCCGCTGCCAATGACTGCTCTGGTAGTTGTTCACAGGAAGAAGATGTTAAGTTGGTGTTGGAGGTGCTggtgaggaagaagaggaggaacacTGTGATAGTTGGTGATTCAGCTTCCATGACCGAAGGGCTTGTCTCTGAAGTTATGGGGAGGATAGAGAGAGGAGTGGGAGTTCCTGAGGAGTTGAAATCAACCCAGTTCATAAAATTCCAATTCTCACCTGTTTCTGTGAGGTTCATGAAAAGAGAAGATGTGGAAGCAAATCTCTCAGAGCTCAAAAGAAAAGTGGACTCATCATTTCTCGGAGAAAGAGGTGCTATAATTTACACCGGAGATCTAAAGTGGGTTGTTAGTGATGAGGAGAGAGATCAAAACCAAAACTCTGGTGGGTATTATAGCCCAGTTGAGCATTTGGTTTCAGAGATTGCAAGGTTGGTCTCTTCAGATAATTCAATCACTAGCTCAAGGGGGAAGATGTGGGTGATGGGAACTGCAAGTTACCAGACACACATGAGGTGCCAAATTCGGCAGCCACCTCTTGAGCTTCAATGGTGTCTTCAAGCTGTTTCTGTTCCTTCTGGTGGTCTTGGTCTCTCCCTTCATGCTTCCAg TGTCCAAGACTCAAGATTAATATTCTCTCAAAAACCATTTGAAGTTCTGGAAACAAAACCAATATTCAATAGCAAGGAACAatatcataataataacaagCTCACTTGCTGTCAAGAATGCACTTCAAATTATGAAAAAGAATCTCAGCTCTTGAAATCAGACGAGCAGAAATTGCCTGCCTGGCTGCAACCACATGGAACCGAAGTCCGCCAAAAG GATGAAGTAGCTCAATTGAGGAAAAAGTGGAACAGCTTATGCTGCATTCTGCACCAAGGAAGACATGCAGCTCAGAACAATTTGAGCTCTTCTAATTTGTACAACAATCAAAGCGTAATTGGAAACAACTCCTCTTATGCTTCAGCATACCCTTGGTGGTCCACCAAGAATGGCTTCTCTCCAGATCCGAATTCAATCTCCTTCAGTCACGATCCAGCTTCAGAGCTTGCTCATGGCTCTAGTCTCGTGCCTCGATTCAGGAGACAACAATCGTGCATGATTGAGTTCAACTTCGACAATGGGGTCCAAAAGAATCAAGTGATGGAACCAATTCTGGATTCTCTGAAAAACACTGAAGGCAAGGAACTGAAGAGCACTCTTGCTCTTGGCAACTCTGTGTTTTCAGGCTCGGAGAAAGTGGAGAGAAAATGCACTGAAAGGACAATGCAGAGAGCTGACATGTGCAAGCTACTGAAAGAGAATGTTCCTTGGCAATCCGAATCCATTCCTTCAATTGTAGAAGCGATTTTCAACTCTAAAACTGCCAGGCAGGAGACTTGGTTGCTGGTTCAGGGGAATGACTCGATTGGAAAAAGAAGGCTGGCACATGCAATTGCTGAATTGGTTCTTGGGTCTGCTGATTCACTCCTCCATATTGAcatcaacaaaaatgaaaatgagaTGAACCCGAGAGTAGAAGTTGTAGCAAGAGCCTTGAAATCCAATGAGAAACTTGTTGTCTTGGTAGAAGATGTTGATTTGGCTGACACCcagtttttgaaatttttagcTGATGGTTTCAAGAACCGAAGATTTGGAGAAGTTAGTAGAAGTGAAGGGATTCAAAGCCAAGCCATATTCATTTTGGCTAAGAGTGACTCAACAAGATATGATGCAGAGAAGGCCAAGTACCCGGATTCTATAATCCAAATGGCGTTGAAGGTTGATGAGAAAGCTAGTACTAGTCCTAGTTTTCAGGGAGTTAACTTCGATCACAAGAGAAAGGCTGAGTGGGAGCTACAAATCAAGACCAAGAGTTCGAGAAGTGGAGAGAAGGAAGATCCAAGTGTGGTTGCTGTTGAGAATGTGAATAACAAGGAGGTCTTCTCAAGGCAATCAAGCTTCAACACCCTTGATCTCAACCTCAAAGCCGGGGAGGACAATGAAATGGAAGACAAGGCAGGGGAGCTGAGCCCCAATTCAAGTGGCTTAACTCGCGAAACCAACACCAATCTCGAAACCCCACATGGGTTCCTGGAATCGATTGAGAACCTCTTTGTTTTCAGTCGGAGCCCGGCTAGAGATCGAGAGGCAACCGAGCTTTTCTTGTCCAAGATTGAAGGGTGTTTTGGGGAGGTATATGGGAAACTAAATGTGGTTAGATTTAGTGTGGATAAGAGGGTGTTAGAGGGGGTTCTTATTGGATCTGGATATTTTCCCAATAGCCTGTTTGAGAAATGGCTGAAAGACATTTTTCAGACAAGCTTGAGGGCGGTTAAACTTAGCGGGAAAGAGGGTATACTTGTAAGGCTCTGTTTGGGTGACATAGAAGATGGCATTTTGGAGGGTTTCTTGGGTTCTTGTCTTCCTAAGAAAATCCATATTTCTTGA